A segment of the uncultured Desulfobulbus sp. genome:
TGGTATGGGTGAAATCGCTGTCGCGGTAATAGCTGATCTCCGAGGGGTCGGTGAGATCGTCGTCCAGGTAATGGCCCATGATCATGCCCTTGCTGTCGTTATCCAGCACGTAGCGGTACTCGGCACCGAGCATTACCCCGCGCTCGGAGAAATAGCGGGGATAGAGGGTCAGGTCGCTGCTGGGCGACAGGTTGATGTACAGCGGCGTCTCGATATTGAAGCCGTCACGATCCGACATGGACATCATCGGAAAGAGCAAACCGGTCTGGCGTTTGCGCTTGGCCGGCAGGAGCATGATCGGTGAGTAGAGAATGGGGACGTCTTTGATGCGGAAGGTCGCATGCTTGAGATAGGCATAGCCGCCATCGGTGAGCTCGGTGTCGGCGGCGGCAAAACTCCAGGGCGGGACCTGCCCCGGTTCGAGCTTACAGGTGACGACCCAGCCGTGTTCGATATGGTAGGTCAACTCTCCGGTCTTTTCGATCAAGCTCCCCTCGAAATGAAGATCCTTTTCGTGACGGACAACCGTGGCATGCTTGAAACTGCCCGTGGCCTTGTTCAGATCGATGGTACCGGAGTCGGCGGTGAGCACATCTCCGCCCACCGCTATCTGCAGGTGACCGGTGGCCTCCAAGGTGCCCTTGGTAAAATTGTAGGCGACCCGGTCCGCCTTCACCGTGGTCACGGTTTTCAACTGCGGTTCCGCCTGGCCGGTGGTGCCCGCAGTTTTGGTCCCCGAGGCGGTCTGCGGCTCAACCGGTTCCTTCTTTTCCAGCAAGACATTGCCCTCGGCCACCAAAAGCGGCGGATTTTCCTCACGGATCATCCGGTCGGCAGTGATATTCCACTGTTTGGCATCGAGGGAAACGGCAGCCCATCCGCTCGATGCACACAAACCAAGCAGGATCGGCAGGAGCAGCAGCGTCGGCAGGATACGGAATAAAGAGGGATGATTCACCTCGTCAGGCTCCTTGTAGGAAAGAAAGGATGGCGGGATAACGGGCACATTCCTGCGGATCCAAGGACGCAGCTACAGCACCCAACCGGTTGGTGCGATTAAAGAAACGGAAAAACAATAACCACCGATAACTGGCCCGAATGTACGAGCCGCCCCAATTCGTGTCAAGTTAAAAGCGTAGATTTGCCTTGCGCACGCGCGTAAATTGGTTTACAAATCGCCAGTTGTAATATTGCCTAATAACTTGATTTTCCAAGGCTTGCATCTTCCCCTTTATACACGCTTCTCACGGCGGCGTAAACCAGTCACAACCCTGCATGAATTGTATCTTCGGCCCGGTGAATTCCAGGCGGCTCGGCCGGTCTCTGGGTATCGATCTCTTTCCGAATAAGATCTGTAATCTCAACTGCATTTACTGCGAAGTCGGACGAACCGGTGTTGCGGTCGGCAGGCGCGATGTCTATTCGAAGACCAGCGAACTGCTGGCCGAGATCGATCGTTTCTGTGCCGACAGTGAACGGGTTGCCGAGGTGGATGTCGTCACCGTGACCGCCAAGGGGGAACCGACCCTGCACCTTGACTTGGGGACAATTCTTCGCCATCTGAAGGCAAGAGCCAACAAGCCCCTTGCGGTGCTGACCAACGGAACGACGTTGAGCGACCCGCAGGTGCGGGCGGATCTCATGCCGGCCGATATCATCACCCCTTCGCTGGATTCTGCCCGGGAAGAAAGTTTTCGGAAAATTGATCGCCCGATGGCCGGCATGGACCTGGCCGAGATCATTGCGGGTCTGCAGACCTTCTCCCACGAGTATACGGGAAAACTCTGGCTGGAGATTCTCCTCGCCCAAGGAATCAACGACTCTCCTGAAGATATCGACGCATTGATTGCTGCAATCCACCCCATGCGCATTGACCGGATCCAGCTCAACACCGTTGTCCGCCCTCCTGCCGAGACCTTTGCCCATGCAGTCTCTCCTGCGGAACTCTCCGCTGTCGGCAAACGTTTTCAGCACGCCCTGTCCCTGCCGGTTGACCTCCCCTTTGCCCCGGCAACAGAACCAATTCCTCCCGTGCAACCGTGCCCTGTTCCATCGCAAGCCGCGAAGACGACAGAGACGGTTCTGCGGGAAATAGTCGAGATGTTGCAGCGGCGTCCCTGTACCGCTGCGGATATAGACCGGACCTTTCACCTGAACGGTCCGGACAAAGTTGAACACCTGCTTGAACCGTTGATCCGATCCGGAGCCCTCCTTGTTCAGGAGCACGGCGGCAAACGTTTTTATCAAATCGCCTCGTGAGGAGCAAACGTGCAAACGTTTTCCGATAACAGCACATTCCCTGCGAGCGCAACGGTTCGGTTGTTTCAAACAATTTATTTAAAGGACACGAATGACCAAGAAAGAGACCAAAGAAAAGGCAACTCCTGTACGGAAAGCCAAAAAAGGTGCATGGTGGAAAAGCCTTACTCCTGAGCCCGAGCCGGAAGGGGCAGAGCAAGCTACGCCGATCCCCGAATCCGTCCTGGAGGTGGCCGCCGAGACACCAACGAACGTGACCGAGGTTCATGAGACGCCGCTGGGACAGGGCTCGACCGATCCCGACGAAACTGCAGCGCCCGATCAGCCGCTGACGGAGAGCGCCGCCCCGGAGGCGATAACCGTCGCAGCCGTGCCGGAACCTCCAGCAACGACCACGGTCGAGATCGAAGACCTCGAACCGGTGCATCAGCCGGTACCGCCCCCCGCTGCGGAGAAGAATGCCTCCCCCAACTCTGCAGACGATGGCGCCGAGATGGTGGCGGAAAACAAGGAACCGCAGGCAGAGCCCGAACCGGAAACGGTTGCGCCGATGACGGCGGAAACCGTTGCAACCGAGGCCGAGGCTCCCGCCGAGTCCGTTGTCGCTGACGTGCCTGTTGCAGAGGCAATGCCCGCTGCCGGCGCACCTCAACCTCAGGTGGAAGGTCCTGCGGACGAAGCCGCCTCTCAGACCGCGTCGCCGGTCGATCCAGAGGACAAGAAGCCGGAAGAGGCGGCAGCCGAGGAGGGGACGGACGGACCGCCGGCCAAAAAACGGCGTTCCCGCCGTGGGGGCAAGAAACGGAGCAAACAGACCGAGGCCGCTCCGGCTGCACCTGTTGCCGAGGAGGCAGAGCAACCTCCCACCACCGAACTGGAAGCCGAGAACGAGGACGACGAGGACAACGATACCGTTCCCGAAGATCCCTCGACCGAACCGGCAAAACCGGTGGTCTACAAGTTGCTCATCAACGCCGAGGAACCTGAGGAGTGCCGCATCGCCCTGGTCGAGGATGGCCGTCTTGAATCGTTCCACGTCACCACGGTTGATCGCGAGCCCACCAAGAACAATATCTACAAGGGACGTATCGTCTCGATCGAGGCCAACCTCCAGGCTGCCTTTGTCGATATCGGCACCGGACGCAACGGTTTTCTTCCCTTCAACGAGATCCATCCCGAGTACTACCGCCAGGATGTCAACGAGCGGGTCCGGACCCTGATTGCCCAGCAGCAGTGGAAAAAACTCAAGATTGAGGACGTCATGCAACGGGGCCAGGAAGTCCTGGTCCAGGTGGTCAAGGAGGTCACCGGCAACAAGGGCGCCAACATGACCACCTACCTCTCCCTCCCCGGCCGCTTCCTGGTGCTGATGCCCGGTAGCGACAGTGCCGGAATCTCGCGTAAGATCGTGGGCGAGGAACGCCGCGCCTCGCTGCGGGAGATCATGAGCGAATTCGAGATTCCCGAGGGCATCGGCTACATCATTCGCACCGCCTCGGTGGATATCACCCACAATGCCCTGGAAAAGGATATCAGCTCCCTGCTCACCCTGTGGGAGGAGATAAAGCGGCGCGGCCAGACCAAAGAGGCCCCGGCCCTGGTCTACGAGGAGCAGGACACGGTGGTCCGTTTCCTTCGCGACCATTTCATCCCAGAAATCCAGGAGATCCTGGTCGACACCCAGGAATCGCTGGACAACGTCAACAACTTCATCGAACTGCTCCCCTCCAAGCAGCGCCAGGTCAAGGTCCGGCTGCATCGCGGCAGCAAGCCGATTTTCAACCAGTTCAACGTCGAGGAACAGATCGAATCGATCTTCAAGCCGCAGGTCCCCCTGCCCTCAGGCGGTTCGATCGTGATCAACCCCACCGAGGCCCTGGTGGCCATCGACGTCAACTCGGGACGAACCTCCAAGAACTCGGATTTCGACGAAACCATCTTCCTCGCCAACATGGAGGCCGCCGCCGAGCTGGCCCGCCAGCTTCGGCTACGCGACCTGGGAGGCCTGATCGTGGTTGATTTCATCGATATGCGCAACAAGAAGCATATCCGCGAGGTGGAACGCCAGGTCAAGGCCAGCATGAAACGGGACAAGGCCAAGGTCGACATCAGCAAGATCTCCCGTTTCGGCCTGATGCAGATTTCCCGGCAGAAGATGGGGGCGCCGATCGAAAAGGGCAGCTACCGCACCTGTGAGTTCTGCCAGGGGCGCGGCGTGGTCCGCTCGGTGGAAACCCTGGCCCTGTACTATCTGCGCCGAATCCAGACCGGTATTACCCGGAAAAAAATAGCCCGGGTCGAATGCCGTCTGCCACTGGACGTGGCCCAGTACCTGCTCAACAAAAAACGAACCGAACTGGCCGATCTCGAGGCCAAGCACCGGGCCACGATCGACATCATCCCGCGAAACGAGATGAAACCGACGGAAAGTCAGATAGATTTTCTCGAGACAGACAACAACCACTGATCCGTGACCCTAAAAAATGGTTTGACAAGCAACCAACACGAAAATAGTGCTTGCGCATACGCTCGCTTCAGAGTATAAATGGCTGCGTCATTTGCGCCTGTAGCTCAGCTGGATAGAGCGCCGGACTACGAATCCGTAGGTCGGGAGTTCGAATCTCTCCAGGCGCGCCAACAATCCCAGGGACTTAGACTTCATGTCTGAGTCCCTGTTTTTGTTTGGGGACTCTCTAGGGTCAATATAGGGTCAGCCACTGCATCATCACTCCCCCACCATAACAAACTCCCACCAAGCAAAGTACTACCAATCTCATCACGGCTAGATCGAGGCAATGCTCCGATCATAAGCAGGCGGATGCATCACCCACATCATTGTTCCGCCGATGTAAAGTGACCCCACCTACAGCCGAAACACAACCTCACCTGGCCGATTTATTGGAGAGTTGCCAACTCCGCCGGTCTCCACATTCCGCTCATTGTGGGCGAGCTGGAGATCCTTGATCATGGTGCCGTTCTAATTTTTTCTTTTCGTGGTCTGCAGATACATGACTGCCACCGCTTCAGGGTGTAGGCGCTTGTCAGAAAAAGGCAAAATGGCTGCAAGCTGCGGATGAGTGGTGCCATAGCTTTTTTCTTGAATCTCTGACGGTGGATGTAGGATGATAGCTGTATTCATGAAGTTATGAACATAGATGAAGAGGAGACCTATGGATGCAATGATTCTTGTTGTCGATGATCAGCCATTCTACCTAGAAGTGCTCCTCTCCATTTTAAAAAATCAGCAATTCTTAGCATGTATAGCCGATTCCGGAGAAAAAGCCGTGCAGATGCTTGAGAAGTTGGATCCCGATCTTATCCTGCTGGATGTGATGATGCCGGGTATGGATGGTTTGGAAACTTGCCGCAAGATCAAGGCAGATAGACAAAAAGCGGAAATTCCTGTCGTCTTCATGACCGCTTTGGATAGTGTTGAGGACAAGGTGGCCGGCTTTGAGGCTGGCGCAGTGGACTATATCACCAAGCCGTTTCACCAGGCAGAGATACTGGCGCGAATCACCGCGCACATTACCCTTCGCAGAAAGAGTATTGCCCTGGAAAAGGCGCTGAATGAAATCAAAAGTTTGAAGGATATCCTGCCAATTTGCAGTTATTGTAAAAAGATCCGCGATGACGAGGGCTACTGGAAACAGGTGGAAGATTACATTTCCACCCACACCGACACCCGGTTTTCCCACGGAATTTGTCCGGAATGCCTAAAGCGGGAGTGGGAAGACATTGATGAGTAATATCAATGTATTAAAAAGATGAAAACGTCATCTTCAAGGCCTTTTTACGAGAACGTGATGCAGGCACTGTCAATGTGTCGGATGAGGCGACTGAGGACCAGATTTTTGACCGATATCCCTGCAGACAGATAACCTTTTCTCCACGCGCCCACTACGCTTGTACCTGCCCGATTTCGAAACCGATCATCTCCGGAAACTGATCTCCAAGCAGGGCTAATTTCATC
Coding sequences within it:
- a CDS encoding radical SAM protein, whose amino-acid sequence is MNCIFGPVNSRRLGRSLGIDLFPNKICNLNCIYCEVGRTGVAVGRRDVYSKTSELLAEIDRFCADSERVAEVDVVTVTAKGEPTLHLDLGTILRHLKARANKPLAVLTNGTTLSDPQVRADLMPADIITPSLDSAREESFRKIDRPMAGMDLAEIIAGLQTFSHEYTGKLWLEILLAQGINDSPEDIDALIAAIHPMRIDRIQLNTVVRPPAETFAHAVSPAELSAVGKRFQHALSLPVDLPFAPATEPIPPVQPCPVPSQAAKTTETVLREIVEMLQRRPCTAADIDRTFHLNGPDKVEHLLEPLIRSGALLVQEHGGKRFYQIAS
- a CDS encoding Rne/Rng family ribonuclease, with product MTKKETKEKATPVRKAKKGAWWKSLTPEPEPEGAEQATPIPESVLEVAAETPTNVTEVHETPLGQGSTDPDETAAPDQPLTESAAPEAITVAAVPEPPATTTVEIEDLEPVHQPVPPPAAEKNASPNSADDGAEMVAENKEPQAEPEPETVAPMTAETVATEAEAPAESVVADVPVAEAMPAAGAPQPQVEGPADEAASQTASPVDPEDKKPEEAAAEEGTDGPPAKKRRSRRGGKKRSKQTEAAPAAPVAEEAEQPPTTELEAENEDDEDNDTVPEDPSTEPAKPVVYKLLINAEEPEECRIALVEDGRLESFHVTTVDREPTKNNIYKGRIVSIEANLQAAFVDIGTGRNGFLPFNEIHPEYYRQDVNERVRTLIAQQQWKKLKIEDVMQRGQEVLVQVVKEVTGNKGANMTTYLSLPGRFLVLMPGSDSAGISRKIVGEERRASLREIMSEFEIPEGIGYIIRTASVDITHNALEKDISSLLTLWEEIKRRGQTKEAPALVYEEQDTVVRFLRDHFIPEIQEILVDTQESLDNVNNFIELLPSKQRQVKVRLHRGSKPIFNQFNVEEQIESIFKPQVPLPSGGSIVINPTEALVAIDVNSGRTSKNSDFDETIFLANMEAAAELARQLRLRDLGGLIVVDFIDMRNKKHIREVERQVKASMKRDKAKVDISKISRFGLMQISRQKMGAPIEKGSYRTCEFCQGRGVVRSVETLALYYLRRIQTGITRKKIARVECRLPLDVAQYLLNKKRTELADLEAKHRATIDIIPRNEMKPTESQIDFLETDNNH
- a CDS encoding response regulator; translated protein: MDAMILVVDDQPFYLEVLLSILKNQQFLACIADSGEKAVQMLEKLDPDLILLDVMMPGMDGLETCRKIKADRQKAEIPVVFMTALDSVEDKVAGFEAGAVDYITKPFHQAEILARITAHITLRRKSIALEKALNEIKSLKDILPICSYCKKIRDDEGYWKQVEDYISTHTDTRFSHGICPECLKREWEDIDE